The Apium graveolens cultivar Ventura unplaced genomic scaffold, ASM990537v1 ctg6087, whole genome shotgun sequence genome contains the following window.
ATCAAGTAGGTCGCTGGAGATATACGAGGTACTATGGATTTCCAGAGAAGGGGAAACGATATGATTCATGGGATTTAATTCGAAGTTTAACTCGTAAATCTAACTTGCTGTGGTGTATACTTGGGGATTTTAATGACTTGCTTTTTGCGAACGAAAAAAGGGGGGCACGATCATCCGAAGTGGTGTTTGAATGGCTTCAATGAGGCGATTAAAGACAGTAATTTACGAGACCTGGGGTTTGTTGGGGAAAGATTTACGTGGGAGAAGTCATGAGGTGGTCAAAACTGGATACAAGAAAGATTAGACCGTGGATTGGCTACGCCGAGTTGGTGTGATATGTTTTCAGCAGCAGAAGTGAAAGTGATCGAGGTTGCAACCTCAGACCACTTACCTCTTCTATTGCAACTTAACAAAAAAGTGTACATGGAAAAAAGGAGGAGATTCAGATTCGGAAATGTATGGATTAAAGAGCAAGAATGTTTTAATGTGGTTAAAAATAGTTGGGATTCTAATGCAGGGAGGGACATCTGGGAAAAAATGAATTTGGCTTGTTTAAAACTCGATGAATCGGAGGGGGGGAGGACAACGTACGAAGTTTAAAAGAAAGTTAGTGGAGTATCGATCACAGTTGAGAAAGCTTCGAAGTCGGAGAGATGTAACTGGTATTCAAGCGTATAATAAGGTTCGGTGGGAATATTTGAATTTATTGGAGAAGAAATAAGTGTAATGGAAACAGCGGGCAAAGATTTTTTGGTTGCAAAACGGGGATCAAAACATAAAGTTTTTTCATAGGTTTGCATCAGCTCGGAAAAGAAAAAATGATTTTCATCGTATAAAAAACCAGGCAGGTGAATGGCAGGAGACAGGGGAGGGAATACAAGGGGTAGTGACGAGCTATTTTGTGGAGCTGTTTAAATCGACGTTTAGTATTAGTAAGCTGACAGATAGAGAAGTGGTAAACCAGGTGACAGATGAAGAGAAAAGAGAGTTGACAAGGGAGATTACGACGATGGAAGTTAAGAGTGTGATATTTTCCATGCATCCGGAGAAAGCTACAGGTAGGGATGGATTAAATCCGACCTTCTTTCAAACTTATTGGGGTATTGTAGGTTGAGATGTGGTGAATTTTTGTAAGGAGTTTATGAATACGGGTGCACTACCGGAAGGAATTAACCAAACGTTAGTTTGTTTAATCCCAAAAGTGAAGAATACGCAAGTTATGTATGAGCTTCGTCCAATCTCGATATGCAATGCTTTGATCCAGATTTTGTCAAAAGTACTAGCCAATCGTTTGAAGATATGTTTGGAAAATTTGATTTCGGAAAAGCAGAGCGCCTTTGTTGAAGGACGACTACTAATTGATAATGCATTAATTGCTTACGAGATTAATCATTATATGAAGAGGTTGTCTCAAGGAATAAATGGTATAGCGGGGTTCAAAATTGATATTTTGAAAGCATTTGACAGGCTTGAATGGGACTTTATCCAGAATATGATGGCAAAGTTTTGTTTTTCAGAAATGTGGATCGAAAGAATTATGGGGCTAGTAACGTCTGTGACATATAATTTCTGTCATAAATGAATGGTGTTTGGAGAGGTCAGACCGTATAGAGGGGTGAGGCAAGGGGATCCGATATCCCCTTACTTATGTATAATGTGTTCTGAAGGGCTTAGCGCCATTATTCGTCGTAATGAAGATGTGGGATTAATTCATGGGTGTACAATCGCGAGGGGTGCACCTACGATATCTTATTTACTTTTTGTGGACGATTGTTATTTCTTCTTTCATGCCACAAAAGCGGAGGCTAGTGtaatgaaaaatattttgagtaGATATGAAAGTATATCAGGGCAAATGATAAACTACACGAAGTCTTTAGTGTCTTTTTCAAAGAATACAACGGCAGCTGACAAAAAAAAGGTGTGTGCACAGCTGGGACTGGTTGAGCAGCAGACCCA
Protein-coding sequences here:
- the LOC141703029 gene encoding uncharacterized protein LOC141703029, with the translated sequence MFSAAEVKVIEVATSDHLPLLLQLNKKVYMEKRRRFRFGNVWIKEQECFNVVKNSWDSNAGRDIWEKMNLACLKLDESEGGRTTFASARKRKNDFHRIKNQAGEWQETGEGIQGVVTSYFVELFKSTFSISKLTDREVVNQVTDEEKRELTREITTMEVKSVIFSMHPEKATGRDGLNPTFFQTYWGIVG